The region TTCCCCTTCAGCTCCCACGACATGAAGAACGGCGACCAGTCGATGTACGGCACGAGCTCCGTGAGGGGCACGTCGTCGAGGACGCGGACGCCGAGGAATTCCGGCACCGCGATCGGCGCGGTGGCCCAGTCGGTCGTCCAGCGCTTCGCGCAGGCGGCGGCGTAGGGCACCAGCTTCGTCTCCTGCCGGCGCTTGAAGTTCTCGACGTCCCGGGCCTGTTCGTCGCGGACCGTCTGGATGAACTCTCCCCGGTGGACCGAGTTGAGCAGCTTCTCGACGACGCCGGCGGCGCGCGAGGCGTCGTTGACGTGGACGACCGGACCGGAGTACTTCGGCGCGATCTTCACCGCCGTGTGCCGTGCCGACGTCGTCGCACCGCCGATGAGCAGCGGCATCGACAGCTTGGCGTGCTCGAATTCCTGGGCCACCTGGACCATCTCGTCGAGGCTCGGCGTGATCAGCCCGGAGAGCCCGACGATGTCGGCCTGGTGGCGAACCGCCTCGTCGATGATCTTCGTGCACGGCACCATCACGCCGAGGTCGACCACCTCGTAGCCGTTGCAGCCGAGGACGACGCCGACGATGTTCTTGCCGATGTCGTGGACGTCGCCCTTGACGGTCGCGATCAGGACCTTGCCGCGCTTCGTGCCGGCCGCTCCGGACGCCGCCCGTTCCGCCTCCATGTAGGGGAGGAGGTGGTTGACCGCCCGCTTCATCACCCGGGCGCTCTTCACGACCTGGGGGAGGAACATCTTCCCCTCGCCGAACAGGTCGCCGACGGTCTGCATCCCGCGCATCAGCGGGCCTTCGATGATCTCCAGGCTCGTGGCATAGCGCGACCGGGCCGCCTCGACGTCCTCTTCGACGTGGTCGGCGATCCCCTTGACCAACGCGTGCGTCAGCCGGGCCTCGACGTCAAGCCCGCGCCAGGCGTCGGCCTGCGAGCCTCCGGCGCCATCCTGCTTCTTGACCTTCTCGGCGAATTCGACGAGCCGTTCGGTGGCGTCGGGCCGGCGGTCGAAGAGGACGTCCTCGATCCGTTCCTTGAGGGCCGGCTCGATCTCCTCGTAGACGGCGAGTTGGCCGGCGTTGACGATCCCCATCTCCATGCCGGCGCGGATCGCGTGGTACAGGAAACAGGAATGCATCGCCTCGCGGACGACCTCGTTGCCGCGGAACGAGAACGAGATGTTGCTCACGCCCCCCGACACCTTGACTGCCGGCATCTCGGCCTTGATGAGCCGCGTCGCCTCGATGAAGTTGAGCGCGTAGCGGTTGTGCTCCTCGATTCCGGTCGCGACGGTGAGGATGTTGGGGTCGAAGATGATGTCCTCGGGGGCGAAGCCGGCCTGCTCCGTCAGCAGCCGGTACGCCCGCCGGCAGATCGCCAACCGCCGTTCGACGTCGGTCGCCTGACCCTCCTCGTCGAATGCCATCACCACCACCGCCGCGCCGTAGCCGTGGACCGTACGGGCGTGGTGGAGGAACGTCTCCTCCCCCTCCTTGAGGCTGATCGAGTTGACGATCCCCTTGCCCTGGATGCACTTCAGCCCCGCCTCGAGGACCTCGAAGCGCGACGAATCGACCATGATCGGGACGCGCGAGATCTCCGGCTCGCTCGACAGCAGCGTGAGGAACTTGGTCATCACCTTGACGCCGTCGAGCATCCCCTCGTCGACGTTGACGTCGATGATGTTGGCGCCGTTCTCGACCTGCTGGCGGGCGACTCCGAGCGCCTCCTCGTAGCGCTCCTCCTTGATCAGCCGGGCGAAGGCCCGCGACCCGGTGACGTTGGTCCGCTCGCCGACGACGGTGAAGCTGCTCTCCGGGCGCAGCTCGAGCATCTCCAGCCCCGAATAGCGGCTCCGCCGGGGGGGCGGCGCCGGAGTCCGCGGCGGATAGTTCCGCATCACGTCGGCGATCGCCTTGATGTGGGCCGGGGTCGTGCCGCAGCAGCCGCCGACGATGTTCAGCCAGCCGGCCTCGGCGAAGTCGCGGAGCACCCCGGCCATCATCTCCGGCGTCTCGTCGAACCCGCCGAGGGCGTTGGGGAGACCGGCGTTGGGGTAACAGCTCACCAGCCGCGGCGTGATCCGCGACAGGTCGGCGACGTGGGTGCGGAGCTTGTCGGGCCCGAGGGCGCAATTGATCCCGGCGCTGAGCAGGTCGACGTGCGAGATGCTCGTCCAGCAGGCTTCGACGGTCTGCGCGGACAGCGTCCGCCCCCCCTCGAAGATCGTGAACGACGCCATCACCGGCAGCTTCCGGCCGAGATCGGCGAACGTCCGTTCGATGGCGTGCAGGCAGGCCTTGAGCACGAGGGTGTCGAACGCCGTCTCGGCGAGGAGCAGGTCGACGCCGCCGTCGATGAGGGCTTCGATCTGCTCGCGGTACGCCGCGACCATCTCGTCGTAGGTCACGTCGCGATGACCGGGGTCGGCGACGTTGCCGGCGATCGACAGCTGCTTGTTGGTCGGCCCGATCGAGCCGGCGACGAACCGCGGCTTGCCCGGCGTCTTCGCGGTCGCGGCATCGGCCGCCTCGCGGGCCAGCCGGGCGGCGACGAGATTGATCTCGCGGGTGTACGACTGGAGGCCGAAGTCGGCCAGCGCCACGCTCGTCGCCCCGAACGTGTTGGTCTCGACGATGTCGGCGCCGGCTTCGAAGTAGGCGGCGTGGATCCCGCGGATCGAGTCCCCCTGCGAGAGGTTGAGGACGTCGATGCAGTTCTTGAGGTCGCGGCCGTGGTCGCGGAACCGGTCGCCGCGGAAGCCGTGCTCGTCGAGCCCAAGGGCGTGGACCATCGTCCCCATGGCGCCGTCGAGGATCACGATTCGTTCGCGGAGGACCTCGGGCAGCGTGGGGTTGGGCATGGGGGCGAGTGGGGGGGATGGGAAGGAAATGCGGCGCGAAGGCCCGGAAAGCACCACTATGATAGGACGGCGGATCGAAACAGAAACCCCGAGCCGTCCACCGCCCCGTTGGCGCTCAAGGTGGCCCCGGGCGGCGGTCGATGCGCCACCGTCGGAAGGACCGGTCGTCGCGCCGGGCCCGTCGCGGCCATCCCGGACACACCGCCATGGATCGACTCGACGCCGCGTTTCTCGCCCGCATCGGCCGTGGTGACGCCGGTCGTGCGGCGCTGCCCGGGGGGATGAGCGCCGCGGTAGCAGAGCCGGTCGCGCCCCTGCACCGGTTGGCCGATGCGGTGCTCGCGGCCGGTTGTCGGGTCGTGGCTGTCGCGGGTGCCGGCAGCGGTGTGGCCAGTCCGGTGGTGGTGGCCGGGATCGTCCGCGCCCTTGCCGCCCGGGGCCGTGTGGTGGGGCAGCGTGACGGCCCGGTCCTCCGCGCGGTGCCCGATGAGCCGGGTGCCGCGGGGGGCATCGTCGTCGTGCGCTGCGGCGACTGGTTTCCCCCCGGTGCCGTCAACCACCGTCGGCTGGTGAGCCTGGCCTGCGGCTGCGAGGGGGTGATCCTCGTGACGGCCTCGCCCCTTCCCTGCCCCGCCCACGTCGCGGCGCTCCGGGCGCTGGGCATCGCCGTCGTGGCGACGCTCCCCGCCGCAAGCTCCACCGGTGAGGAGGCGGCGGCATGAACGGCAGCCCGACGTGGACGCCGCGCCTGACCGGAGGGCAGGAAGCGGCCTGCGCGCGGGTGCTCTACGCCCTCGAACGCCCCGGGGGCGTGGCGATCCTCTGCGGGCCGGCCGGGACGGGCGTCTCGACGCTGCTCCACGGAATTCTCGGCCGCACGCGCGGCGGAGAGGTGCGCCTCGCGCGGTCGGTCGACACGGCGCGGCGGCTGCTCGCCACCGATGGCCTCGCGACGCTCCTCGTCGACGACGCCCACCTCGCCACCGCGGCAGCGCTCGGCGACCTGGTCGAGTCGGCCGAGGAAGCGCGCCACCCGGGCCTCGTCCTCGGCGGCCAGGGCCGTCTGCTCACGCTCCTCCACCGCGCCCCGGCACTCGACGCCCGCGTCCGCGTGCGGGCGGTTCTCCAGCCGCTGACGCCGGCCGAGACCGCGACGATCGCCCACGAGCTCCGGCCGGCCGTGCGCTGGGGACCGGACAGCCTCCGCGTGCTCCACGAGATCGCCGGCGGGATCCCCGCGGGCGTCGTCAGGCTCGTCGAGCTGTGCGCCGTGGTCGCCGCCGCCGAGCCGGCCCGGCCGATCGACGCCGCCGACGTCGAGGCGATCCACGTGCGGCTGACGACGACGGCCGCGTGACCGTCGGCTCAGGGGGGGCTGACCGCCGCGGCCTCGACCCGCGCCAGGTAGGCGTCGACCGATTCGTCGTCGCATTCCGTATCGCGCCACGGGGCGAAGGCGTCGAGCCATGGCGCCGGCACGGCGCCGTCCAGCATGTCGGCGACGGCGACGGCGCTGCCCGTCGAGAGGTGCATGCCGGCGCGGAAGTGGCCTGTCGTCACCCAGACGTTGTCCCATCCCGGCACCGGGCCCAGCGTCGGACGGCCGTCACGGTTGCCGGGCCGCAGCCCCGACCACGACCGCTCGACGACCGCCCCGTCGACGTCGCCGAGCAGGCGCCGGGCGACGTCGATCAGCCCCGCCTCCCCCGCGGCCGTCGTCCGGTCGTCGAAGCCGACGTCCTCGATCGTCGCCCCGACGAGCAACCGTCCGTCGGGGCGCGGGACGAGGTAGTCGAGCCCGAACGACACGATCCGCGAGAGCAGTTGCCGGGGGAGCCTGACCAGCACGATCTGGCCGCGGATCGGCCGCGTCGGCAGGGCCAGCCCGAGCGCCGCCGCCAGCCCCTCGGACCAGCTCCCGGCGGCGAGGCAATACCGTTCGGCCCGGACCGTGCCGCCGTCGGTCCGCACGCCGTCGACGCGCCGGCCGTCGAGCTCGAGCCCCTGCACGGTGGCGGTCGTGATCCTCACGCCCCGCGCCCGGCATGACGCGAGGAGGGCGTCGAGGTGCCGCGACGGCCGGATCTGCGCCTCGTCGGGGAGGATCACCCCGGCCGACACCGTGCCGCGGGCCACCGCCCCGCCGAGCGCCGGTTCGGCGGCGGCGACGGCCGTGCCGTCGCAGTCGATGCAGCGCACCCGGGCCGCGAGCCAGCGGGCGCGGGCGGCGGCGAGGCGCTCGCGTCCTGCACGCGTGCCGGCGACGTGGAGGCCGCCGCAGCGGCGCAGCCCGTTGTCGATCCCGGTCTCCGCGCGGAGCTCGTCCGCCCACTGCCAGTGGAGCCGGTCGCTGAAGGCGGTGAACCGTTCGAGCGCGGTCGCCGCGGGGCCATCGGCCACCGGGGGGAAGATCCCGGCCGCGGCCCACGACGCGGTCCGCTCGACGGGATCACGACACACCAGCTCGACGGCCGCGCCGCGGCCGGCCAGTTCGCGGGCCAGCGACAGGCCGATCACGCCGCCGCCGATGATGCAGCAGTCGGCCATCGCGTCAGGTGTTGGTCGGCACGTCGGGGGAATCGGCGATGTTCACCCAGACGTGGACGTGCGGCGCGCCGCGGTAGTGCCAGACGAAGGCCGGGCCCTCGAGCCGCCAGCAGTCCCAGACGCCGTCGTCGCCGATGTCGCCATCGCGGTAGAAGGCGAGCCGGCAGGCGTCGAGCCCCCCCTGGGCCGACAGGCAGCGGCGCACCTCCGCCTGGTCGCCCGCGCGGTACGGCTCGAGGAGGACGGCGAGCACGTTTTCCAGCTCGGCACGCTGGTCGGCCGACAGCTCGGTCACGGCAATCCCCTGCTCGAGCTTGCTCCCCTTGAAGGCGACGGCGCTCTCGGCCGGCTGCTTCGCGACCAGGGCCAGCTCCCGCTGCCGGCCGTCGAGCATCGCCGCCACCTTGTTGGCGGCCAGTGCCTGCGGCCAGAAGACGTTGCCCGGGTGGGTCGCCTCCTCGTTGAAGCCGCCGGGATCGTGGCCGTAGAAGATCGGCCCGCCGAAGGCGACGTGCTCGGCGGAGTCGCCGTCGCAGCGCAGCGTCATGTGCCGGCCGGTCATCAGGAACTGGAACTTCCCCGACCCCGGCTCTCCGATCAGCGCGATCGACTGGGCGTGGCCGAAGCCGCCGGCATCATCCTCGAGCTGCTTGTCGATCCGCCCCTGCCATTCCGGCCGGATCAACTGCTCGAAGATGTCGCGCACGAGTCGTTTCTGCTCGCCGGTGAAGAAGTCGCTGACCAGTTCCGGCTTGGTGGCGTTCCAGTTGTTGCCGACCCGCGTGCGCAACAGGCCGAACTTGGGGTGGACGTAGTCCCAGGGGAAGCAGACCACCTCGCGCTGCGCCGGCGTGAGCGTGGCGTGGAGCGCCTGGGCGAGCGTTTCGGCGGACCGCGTCGGCTCGTCGGCACCGGCCAGGGGCGCGGCGGCGGCCAGCGCGGCACTGGAGGCGAGGAAGCGACGGCGCGAGAGGTGGGCGAGGGACGGCTGCATGGGGAGCTCCTCGGGGGACCGCGACGGCGGCGAAAACACAATCGTATCAGCCGGAGCGGCGCGGCGAAGCGCGACGCCGCCGCGGTTGGCAGACAGGGCAGAAGAAGGTCGATCGCTGGGCCTGGACGATCCGCTCGATCGGCGTGCGGCACCGCCGGCAGGAGGTTCCCGCCAGGCCGTACACGCGGTGGAGCCGTTGGTAGCTCCCCTTCCGGTCGTCGGCGGTGCGGTAGAGCTCGTCGCCGATGCTCGAGCCCTCGTGGTCGACGGCCGCGGCGAGGATCCCGCGGGCGGCGGCGGCGACGCGCTCCCAGTCGTCGGCGACGAGCCGGCGGCAGGGGGTGCGCGGGTCGATCCCCGCGCGGTGGAGGATCTCGGCGGCGTAGATGTTGCCGATCCCCGCCACCGCGCGTTGGTCGAGGAGGGCGACCTTGATCGCGCGGCGCGAGCCGCCCAGGGCGCGCTCGAGGTCGGCGGCGGTGACGGCCAGCCCGTCAACGCCGAGTTTCGCCGCACCGCAGGCACGTTCGAGCCCCGCCGCGTCGACCAGGCGGATCGTCCCCAGACCGCGCTGGTCCCAGAAGCGGAGCCGGTGGCAGGGGCGATCGCCGACGTCGAGCTCCATCCGCAGGTGATCGGCCGTCGGCGGTGGCACGAGCAGGAGCAGGCCGGTCATCCGCGGCTCGATGACGAGCCAGCGGAGGGCGCGCTCCGGGCCGGCCGGCTCGAGGCCGATCGCGATCCGCTTGCCATGCCGCTCGACGGCATCGATCCGGGCACCGCGGAGGCGCTCGGCGAGCAGCGCGGGGCGGGGCACGATCGAGAGCGGGCGCCGGGTCGACCGGGGAAACCGGACGGCATGGATCCGGCCGCCGACGATCCGGCCGATACCGCGCCGCATCGTCTCCACTTCGGGTAGCTCGGGCACGTCCTCACCCCGGCCGACCGGAAACCCTCTCTCGGGCCGGCTCCTGCTGGCTGCCGCCGGGCCGGCTACAATCGGCCGCGGCAATCCTACGCTGCCGTGCGGACTTCGCCGCCGCCCCGCTGCCCTCCCGGCCCGGGCCGCCGCCCCCTCCGTCACGCCTCCCCGGAGCCCCCGATGACACCGCCAACCGCCGCCCCGCCGCTCCCCGCGGGGGGGATCGCCCAGGTGCCCGACGTGCACGGCCGGTTCGGCCGGTTTGGCGGTCGTTACGTGCCCGAGACGCTGTCGGCGGCGCTCGACCAGCTCACCGCCGCCTACGAGGAGGCCCGCGGCGATCCGGCGTTCCAGGCAGAGCTCGACCAGCTGCTCGCGGCCTTCGTCGGCCGTCCGACGCCGCTGCTGTTCGCCAAGCGGCTCACCGCCTACGCCGGCGGAGCCCAGATCTGGCTCAAGCGCGAGGACCTCGGCCACACCGGCGCCCACAAGATCAACAACACCCTCGGCCAAGCGCTGTTGGCGATCCGGATGGGCAAGTCGCGGATCATCGCCGAGACCGGCGCCGGCCAGCACGGCGTCGCCACGGCCACCGCCTGCGCCCGGTTTGGCCTCGACTGCGTCGTCTACATGGGCTCCGAGGACGTCCGCCGCCAGGAGCCCAACGTCCGCAGCATGAAGATGATGGGGGCGGAGGTCCGGCCGGTGGAGAGTGGCTCGCGCACGCTGCGCGACGCGATCAACGAGGCGATGCGCGACTGGATGGGATCGGTCGAGACGACCCACTACATCATCGGATCGGTCGTCGGGCCCCACCCCTTCCCGCGCATCGTCCGCGACTTCCAATCGGTGATCGGCCGCGAGACGCTCGCCTTCTGCCGGAAGGAGATCGGCCGCGATCCCGACTGCGTCGTGGCCTGTGTCGGCGGCGGGAGCAACGCCGCGGGGATGTTCTATCCCCTCGTCGAGCACGCCTCGATCCGTCTCGTCGGCGTCGAGGCGGGGGGGCGCTCTGGCAAGCCCGGCGACCACGCCGCCAGCCTGTCGTTCGGCTCGCCGGGGATCCTCCACGGCAGTCTGTCGTATGTCCTCCAGGACGGCGACGGCCAGACCGCCGACGTCCACTCGGTCTCGGCCGGCCTCGACTATCCCGGCGTCGGTCCCGAGCATGCCTGGTGGCACGACACGAAGCGCGTCGAATACACGAGCGTCACCGACACAGCGGCGCTGGCCGCCTTCGATCTCGTCGCCCGCCGCGAGGGGATTCTGCCGGCGCTCGAGACCTCCCATGCCCTCGCCTGGGCGGTCGAGGAAGCGGCCAGGCGCCCGGCGAGCGAGCACATCGTCGTCTGCCTGTCGGGCCGCGGCGAGAAGGATGCCGCCGAGATCGCCCGGCTCCGCGCCGCCGCGGGCGGGGGGCACGGATGAGCACGCGACCGGTGCCCCTCGCGGAGCGTTTCGCGGCACTGGCCGCCGACGGGCGCAAGGCCCTCGCCCCGTTCGTGACCGCCGGCGACCCCGATCTGGCCACGACGGCGATCGTCATCGAGGCGCTCGACCGCGCCGGTGCGGCCGTCTGCGAGCTGGGCGTGCCCTACAGTGATCCGATCGCCGACGGGCCGGTGATCCAGGCCTCCTACACCCGCGCGCTGGCGGCGGGGTTCACGCTCGAGAAGTTGTTCGCGATGGTCACCGCGGCGACCGCGCGCGTGCGGATGCCGGTCCTGGCGATGGTCAGCTATTCGATCATCTACCGCCGCGGCATCGATCGCTTCGTCGCCGACTCCGCGGCGGCGGGCCTGGCCGGGTTCGTCGTTCCCGACCTGCCGCTCGAGGAATCGGATCTCCTCGATGCCGCCTGCCGGGGGGCTGGGCTGGCGCTGGTGCGCCTCGTCACGCCGACGACCCCCGCCGACCGGGCCGCGGAGATCGCCCGCCGCTCGACCGGGTTCCTCTACTGCGTGAGCGTCGCCGGCGTGACCGGCGCGCGGAGCGAACTCCCCGCCGGGCTCGTCGAACGGGTCGCCTGGCTGCGGACGCAGGCCAGCGTCCCCGTGCTCGTCGGCTTCGGCGTGAGCACGCCGGAGCAGGTGAAACTGCTGGCGGGGGTGGCCGACGGGGCGATCGTCGGCTCGGCGCTCGTGCGCCGGATCGACGAATTGGCGCCGTCGGGTCCGGCGGCGCTCGCCGCCGGCGTCGAGCGCACCGTCGCCGACCTCGTGACGGCGGCGCGGTAGCAGCGGCGCGGGCGATCCTCCATGGCCGACGTCAGCGACCTCCGCTCCTGGCTCGACGCGGCGCGGAGCCGCCCGGGAATGTTCGTCACCGGCCTGTCGCTCGGGCAGCTCGAGGCCCAGTGCACGGGCTGGTCGGCGGAGCTTGCCGCGCACGGTATCGACGAGTTCGCCGCCGGCTGAGCGGCGGGGGCCGTCATGCCAGCACGCTGCGGATCACGTGACCGTGGACGTCGGTCAGGCGACGGTCGACGCCGGCGGTGCGGAACGTCAGCCGCGTGTGGTCGATCCCGAGCAGATGGAGAATCGTCGCCTGGAGGTCGTGGACGGTCGTGATCCCGTCGATCCCCTGGTAGCCGAGATCGTCGC is a window of Planctomycetota bacterium DNA encoding:
- the metH gene encoding methionine synthase, whose protein sequence is MPNPTLPEVLRERIVILDGAMGTMVHALGLDEHGFRGDRFRDHGRDLKNCIDVLNLSQGDSIRGIHAAYFEAGADIVETNTFGATSVALADFGLQSYTREINLVAARLAREAADAATAKTPGKPRFVAGSIGPTNKQLSIAGNVADPGHRDVTYDEMVAAYREQIEALIDGGVDLLLAETAFDTLVLKACLHAIERTFADLGRKLPVMASFTIFEGGRTLSAQTVEACWTSISHVDLLSAGINCALGPDKLRTHVADLSRITPRLVSCYPNAGLPNALGGFDETPEMMAGVLRDFAEAGWLNIVGGCCGTTPAHIKAIADVMRNYPPRTPAPPPRRSRYSGLEMLELRPESSFTVVGERTNVTGSRAFARLIKEERYEEALGVARQQVENGANIIDVNVDEGMLDGVKVMTKFLTLLSSEPEISRVPIMVDSSRFEVLEAGLKCIQGKGIVNSISLKEGEETFLHHARTVHGYGAAVVVMAFDEEGQATDVERRLAICRRAYRLLTEQAGFAPEDIIFDPNILTVATGIEEHNRYALNFIEATRLIKAEMPAVKVSGGVSNISFSFRGNEVVREAMHSCFLYHAIRAGMEMGIVNAGQLAVYEEIEPALKERIEDVLFDRRPDATERLVEFAEKVKKQDGAGGSQADAWRGLDVEARLTHALVKGIADHVEEDVEAARSRYATSLEIIEGPLMRGMQTVGDLFGEGKMFLPQVVKSARVMKRAVNHLLPYMEAERAASGAAGTKRGKVLIATVKGDVHDIGKNIVGVVLGCNGYEVVDLGVMVPCTKIIDEAVRHQADIVGLSGLITPSLDEMVQVAQEFEHAKLSMPLLIGGATTSARHTAVKIAPKYSGPVVHVNDASRAAGVVEKLLNSVHRGEFIQTVRDEQARDVENFKRRQETKLVPYAAACAKRWTTDWATAPIAVPEFLGVRVLDDVPLTELVPYIDWSPFFMSWELKGKYPAIFHDAVVGTEARKLHGDALAMLDRIVDGRTLSARGVYGFFPANADGDDIVLYTDDTRSAEHGRVHTLRQQWERKGQDVFHALADFVAPVGSGRADYVGAFACTTGHGCDELCREYDRQHDDYSSIMVKALADRLAEAFAEWLHAEARRAWGYGRDEGLSTEDLIEERYRGIRPAPGYPACPDHTEKRALFDWLGAGSAAGMTLTENYAMLPAASVSGLYFAHPESRYFAVDRITRDQVEAYALRKGMPVAEVERWLAANLGYDA
- a CDS encoding FAD-dependent oxidoreductase — protein: MADCCIIGGGVIGLSLARELAGRGAAVELVCRDPVERTASWAAAGIFPPVADGPAATALERFTAFSDRLHWQWADELRAETGIDNGLRRCGGLHVAGTRAGRERLAAARARWLAARVRCIDCDGTAVAAAEPALGGAVARGTVSAGVILPDEAQIRPSRHLDALLASCRARGVRITTATVQGLELDGRRVDGVRTDGGTVRAERYCLAAGSWSEGLAAALGLALPTRPIRGQIVLVRLPRQLLSRIVSFGLDYLVPRPDGRLLVGATIEDVGFDDRTTAAGEAGLIDVARRLLGDVDGAVVERSWSGLRPGNRDGRPTLGPVPGWDNVWVTTGHFRAGMHLSTGSAVAVADMLDGAVPAPWLDAFAPWRDTECDDESVDAYLARVEAAAVSPP
- a CDS encoding DUF3500 domain-containing protein, producing the protein MQPSLAHLSRRRFLASSAALAAAAPLAGADEPTRSAETLAQALHATLTPAQREVVCFPWDYVHPKFGLLRTRVGNNWNATKPELVSDFFTGEQKRLVRDIFEQLIRPEWQGRIDKQLEDDAGGFGHAQSIALIGEPGSGKFQFLMTGRHMTLRCDGDSAEHVAFGGPIFYGHDPGGFNEEATHPGNVFWPQALAANKVAAMLDGRQRELALVAKQPAESAVAFKGSKLEQGIAVTELSADQRAELENVLAVLLEPYRAGDQAEVRRCLSAQGGLDACRLAFYRDGDIGDDGVWDCWRLEGPAFVWHYRGAPHVHVWVNIADSPDVPTNT
- the mutM gene encoding bifunctional DNA-formamidopyrimidine glycosylase/DNA-(apurinic or apyrimidinic site) lyase; protein product: MPELPEVETMRRGIGRIVGGRIHAVRFPRSTRRPLSIVPRPALLAERLRGARIDAVERHGKRIAIGLEPAGPERALRWLVIEPRMTGLLLLVPPPTADHLRMELDVGDRPCHRLRFWDQRGLGTIRLVDAAGLERACGAAKLGVDGLAVTAADLERALGGSRRAIKVALLDQRAVAGIGNIYAAEILHRAGIDPRTPCRRLVADDWERVAAAARGILAAAVDHEGSSIGDELYRTADDRKGSYQRLHRVYGLAGTSCRRCRTPIERIVQAQRSTFFCPVCQPRRRRASPRRSG
- the trpB gene encoding tryptophan synthase subunit beta, with the protein product MTPPTAAPPLPAGGIAQVPDVHGRFGRFGGRYVPETLSAALDQLTAAYEEARGDPAFQAELDQLLAAFVGRPTPLLFAKRLTAYAGGAQIWLKREDLGHTGAHKINNTLGQALLAIRMGKSRIIAETGAGQHGVATATACARFGLDCVVYMGSEDVRRQEPNVRSMKMMGAEVRPVESGSRTLRDAINEAMRDWMGSVETTHYIIGSVVGPHPFPRIVRDFQSVIGRETLAFCRKEIGRDPDCVVACVGGGSNAAGMFYPLVEHASIRLVGVEAGGRSGKPGDHAASLSFGSPGILHGSLSYVLQDGDGQTADVHSVSAGLDYPGVGPEHAWWHDTKRVEYTSVTDTAALAAFDLVARREGILPALETSHALAWAVEEAARRPASEHIVVCLSGRGEKDAAEIARLRAAAGGGHG
- a CDS encoding tryptophan synthase subunit alpha, encoding MSTRPVPLAERFAALAADGRKALAPFVTAGDPDLATTAIVIEALDRAGAAVCELGVPYSDPIADGPVIQASYTRALAAGFTLEKLFAMVTAATARVRMPVLAMVSYSIIYRRGIDRFVADSAAAGLAGFVVPDLPLEESDLLDAACRGAGLALVRLVTPTTPADRAAEIARRSTGFLYCVSVAGVTGARSELPAGLVERVAWLRTQASVPVLVGFGVSTPEQVKLLAGVADGAIVGSALVRRIDELAPSGPAALAAGVERTVADLVTAAR